Proteins from one Lycium ferocissimum isolate CSIRO_LF1 unplaced genomic scaffold, AGI_CSIRO_Lferr_CH_V1 ctg2235, whole genome shotgun sequence genomic window:
- the LOC132043247 gene encoding uncharacterized protein LOC132043247 isoform X6 encodes MENEKIPLPRPTTYNIQNQKRRKTNSVIKDNVEPSKNRNYAVENEERLHPLSDITNDMRTRHLLPDLNTFPILQGMHDENILPDLTDTPTEKDVQTHNSLPDLNDTPLLEEIEAAISNTVIQGQLQTNIEDDDEEEYPDVDVECGDICTEDYWDIGDATYECEKCGAIFWYEERIHKHYNSKNPIFTMCCQKGKIKLPDLKKPPQVLEQLLFGTGHKSNHFQEKIRSYNSMFSFTSMGGKVDVSVNQTQGPRTFKLFGQNYHQIGSLLPPEGSTPKFAQLYIYDTENEVANRINAVSRGQDVNKLHAEIVADLKQMLDDNNVLAKTFRMVRDRFQENINSNVKLRLIGKRGTDGRRYNLPTITEVAALVVGDFEVSGCDRDIIIETQSGQLQRINELNAAYLGLQYPLLFPYGEDGYREDIPLSGGDKSSGGRQYVSMREYFVYRIQERKDEVPTIVSSRRLFQQFLVDGYTMIESSRLKFIRTHQKQLRVDFYKVLTDAILHGDTDPSSQGKRVILPSSFTGGARYMLQNYQDAMAICKWAGYPDLFITFTCNPKWPEITRFVESRGLTPEDRPDILSRVFKIKLDGLIKDLKDNQVFGQVKADIDRIISAEIPHEGDDPYYYNVVKNLMMHGPCGSARKSSPCMQNGKCTKHFPKKFVDATTVDEEGYPVYRRRDNGRTIMKNGIELDNRYVVPHNRFLLLKYGAHINVEWCNQSRSIKYLFKYVNKGHDRATAAFSQSTHEDGSSTVDEINMYYDCRYISPCEAAWRILKFPIHHREPPVERLSFHLPNEQPVIFSDDDHIENVVNRPTVRESMFLSWFEANKEYPEARDLTYAEFPLKFRWDQNLKKWVRRKTSAFSIGRIFFVTPGSGELYYLRLLLNIIKGPISYDELRNDHSTFRDACYALGLLDDDKEYVDAIKEASNWGMPSYLRQLFVMLLLSNSMSRPEFVWQASWRLLSDDILHEVRTLLDNSEAELTDDELKNRCLQKMERTLKGCGKSFNDFPTMPRPDYSEQDVDSANRLINEELRYNKRSLTQEHQQLVMKLTAEQKCVYDKIMTAVNQDRGGLFFLYGHGGTGKTFMWRTLSSGVRSKGDIVINVASSGIASLLLPGGRTAHSRFAIPLNPTEDSTCNIKQGSPLAKLIVKAKLVIWDEAPMMHRYCFEALDRTLRDILRFKDPSNLDRPFGGKTIVLGGDFRQILPVITKGTRQEIVNATLNSSDLWPQCQVLKLTKNMRLQGSLSGADLDDLKQFSDWILAIGDGKIGCSIDGIEKIEIPDDLLIHNCDDPISGIVESTYSDYLIHSTDIKYLQERAILAPTLQMVESVNDYMVSLNHSQDKSYLSSDTICMSDNAFTSLEHVHTPEFLNSIKCSGIPNHSITLKVGVPVMLLRNIDQSAGLCNGTRLIITRLGNRVIEAKVLSGKMAGDKVFIPRMTLTPSDARIPFKFQRRQFPVIVSFAMTINKSQGQSLCNVGLFLKKPVFTHGQLYVAFSRVTNRKGLKILCYDEDGKITNEATNVVYKEVFRNLEGRNFH; translated from the exons atggaaaatgaaaaaattcCACTTCCCagaccaaccacatacaacatACAGAATCAGAAACGGCGCAAAACAAACTCAGTTATCAAAG ATAATGTTGAACCCTCCAAAAACAGAAACTATGCTGtcgaaaatgaagaaagacTTCATCCTTTGTCTGATATAACAAATG ACATGAGAACACGTCATCTTCTTCCTGATTTAAACACATTTCCTATATTGCAAG GTATGCACGATGAAAACATATTGCCTGATTTAACTGACACTCCAACTGAAAAAG ATGTGCAAACACATAATTCTCTACCTGATTTAAATGACACACCACTACTGGAAG AGATTGAGGCTGCAATAAGCAACACAGTTATACAAG GGCAGCTGCAAACTAACATAGAAGATGACGATGAAGAGGAGTATCCAG ATGTGGATGTTGAATGTGGCGACATTTGCACTGAAG ATTACTGGGATATAGGAGATGCTACATATGAATGCGAAAAGTGTGGAGCTATATTTTGGTATGAAGAAAGAATCCACAAGCATTACAACTCAAAAAACCCAATTTTCACAATGTGCtgtcaaaaaggaaaaataaaacttCCAGATCTTAAGAAGCCTCCTCAAGTTTTGGAACAACTACTATTTGGAACAG GTCATAAAAGtaatcattttcaagaaaaaataaggAGTTATAACTCTATGTTCTCATTTACATCAATGGGGGGAAAGGTTGATGTCTCTGTCAATCAGACACAAGGGCCAAGAACATTCAAATTATTTGGACAAAATTATCATCAAATTGGGAGCTTACTACCTCCTGAAGGATCTACTCCAAAGTTTGCACAGTTATATATCTATGATACAGAAAATGAAGTTGCAAATAGAATTAACGCTGTCAG TCGGGGCCAAGATGTTAATAAACTTCATGCTGAAATTGTCGCTGATCTAAAACAAATGCTCGATGACAATAATGTTTTGGCCAAGACTTTTAGAATGGTCCGAGATAGATTCCAAGAAAATATCAACTCAAATGTGAAGCTCAGACTAATAGGGAAAAGAGGTACCGATGGTAGAAGATACAACTTACCAACAATAACAGAAGTAGCTGCTTTAGTGGTAGGTGACTTTGAAGTTTCTGGATGTGATCGTGACATCATTATAGAAACACAATCTGGGCAGCTACAAAGGATAAATGAACTAAATGCTGCATATTTAGGTCTACAATACCCTTTACTTTTTCCTTACGGTGAAGACGGGTATAGAGAGGACATTCCTTTAAGTGGAGGTGATAAATCATCGGGAGGAAGGCAATATGTTAGCATGCGAGAATATTTTGTCTAtagaattcaagaaagaaaagacgAAGTTCCTACCATTGTGTCCTCAAGAAGACTATTTCAACAGTTTTTAGTTGATGGCTATACAATGATTGAGTCTTCTCGGTTGAAATTTATCAGGACTCATCAAAAGCAATTAAGAGTTGATTTTTATAAGGTCCTAACAGATGCTATTTTACATGGAGACACTGATCCTTCATCCCAAGGAAAAAGAGTAATTCTACCATCAAGCTTTACAGGGGGTGCACGATATATGTTGCAGAATTATCAAGATGCTATGGCTATATGCAAATGGGCTGGGTACCCTGATCTTTTTATCACATTTACTTGCAATCCTAAGTGGCCAGAGATTACTAGATTCGTAGAGAGCAGAGGGTTGACTCCAGAAGATCGTCCAGATATCTTAAGCAGGGTGTTCAAAATCAAATTGGACGGCTTAATAAAGGATTTGAAAGACAATCAAGTTTTTGGACAAGTAAAAGCAG ATATTGATCGAATAATTTCAGCAGAAATACCACATGAAGGGGATGATCCTTATTATTATAATGTCGTGAAAAATTTGATGATGCATGGCCCATGTGGTTCTGCTAGGAAGTCTTCTCCTTGCATGCAGAATGGTAAATGTACGAAACACTTTCCTAAAAAATTTGTTGACGCAACAACAGTTGACGAAGAAGGATATCCTGTTTATAGAAGAAGGGATAATGGTAGAACAATTATGaaaaatggaattgaattggataACAGGTATGTGGTGCCACACAATCGCTTCTTATTATTAAAATATGGTGCTCATATCAATGTGGAATGGTGCAACCAATCACGAtcaataaaatacttatttaagTATGTCAATAAAGGGCATGATCGTGCAACTGCTGCTTTTTCACAAAGTACTCATGAGGATGGTTCATCAACTGTTGATGAAATCAATATGTATTATGATTGTCGCTACATATCACCATGTGAAGCCGCATGGAGAATATTAAAATTTCCAATTCACCATAGAGAGCCGCCAGTGGAAAGACTATCATTCCATCTTCCAAATGAACAGCCCGTCATTTTCTCTGATGATGATCACATTGAGAATGTAGTAAATAGACCAACTGTAAGGGAATCGATGTTTTTGAGTTGGTTTGAGGCAAACAAAGAATATCCGGAAGCAAGAGATTTGACTTATGCAGAATTCCCTCTTAAATTTAGGTGggatcaaaatttaaaaaaatgggtcagGAGAAAAACATCTGCATTTTCTATTGGGCGGATTTTCTTTGTTACTCCAGGGAGCGGAGAGTTATATTATctgaggttgttgttgaatataaTCAAAGGTCCAATTTCTTATGATGAACTAAGAAATGACCATTCCACTTTTAGAGATGCATGTTATGCACTTGGTTTGTTGGATGACGACAAAGAGTATGTTGATGCTATAAAGGAGGCCAGTAACTGGGGAATGCCATCTTATCTTAGACAATTATTTGTCATGTTGTTGTTATCAAATTCAATGTCACGACCAGAATTTGTTTGGCAAGCGTCATGGCGGTTATTGTCAGACGATATCCTTCATGAagtaagaacattattggataACTcag AGGCAGAGCTTACAGATGATGAATTGAAAAATCGCTGCTTGCAAAAGATGGAGAGGACTTTAAAAGGTTGTGGAAAAAGTTTTAATGATTTTCCAACAATGCCAAGACCAGATTACAGTGAGCAAGACGTTGATAGTGCCAACAGACTAATTAATGAGGAATTGCGCTATAACAAACGCTCTTTGACACAGGAACATCAACAATTAGTGATGAAATTAACAGCTGAACAGAAGTGTGTGTATGATAAAATCATGACTGCAGTGAACCAAGACAGAGGGGGGTTGTTCTTTTTATATGGTCATGGTGGAACTGGAAAAACATTTATGTGGAGAACATTGTCTTCTGGCGTACGATCTAAAGGTGATATAGTGATAAATGTTGCTTCAAGTGGTATTGCGTCTCTTTTGTTACCAGGAGGTCGAACTGCTCATTCGAGATTTGCGATTCCTTTAAATCCAACTGAAGATTCAACATGCAATATAAAACAAGGTAGTCCTTTGGCAAAGTTGATTGTTAAGGCGAAGTTGGTCATCTGGGATGAGGCACCAATGATGCATAGATACTGTTTTGAAGCTCTTGATCGAACTCTTAGAGATATTTTAAGATTTAAAGATCCATCAAATTTAGATCGACCATTTGGAGGTAAAACAATAGTACTTGGAGGTGACTTCAGACAAATCTTGCCAGTAATTACAAAAGGTACTAGGCAAGAGATTGTTAATGCAACTCTAAATTCTTCAGATTTGTGGCCCCAATGTCAGGTCTTAAAGCTAACAAAGAATATGAGATTGCAAGGAAGTCTATCAGGTGCAGATTTGGATGATTTAAAACAGTTTTCTGATTGGATTTTGGCAATAGGTGATGGAAAGATTGGATGTTCCATTGATGGCATTGAGAAAATAGAAATACCCGATGATCTTCTTATACATAATTGTGATGATCCGATATCTGGAATTGTAGAAAGTACATATTCTGATTACTTGATACATTCCACTGATATAAAATACCTTCAAGAAAGAGCAATTCTTGCTCCGACTCTTCAGATGGTGGAATCGGTGAATGATTACATGGTTTCCCTCAACCATAGTCAGGATAAATCATATTTAAGTTCGGATACAATTTGCATGTCTGATAATGCATTTACATCTTTGGAGCATGTACATACACCTGAATTCCTAAATAGTATTAAATGTTCAGGTATTCCAAATCACTCCATCACTTTGAAGGTAGGTGTTCCTGTCATGTTGTTAAGAAATATAGATCAATCGGCAGGATTGTGTAATGGCACAAGATTGATAATCACAAGACTTGGAAATCGGGTAATTGAAGCCAAAGTATTATCAGGAAAAATGGCTGGAGACAAAGTTTTTATCCCAAGAATGACACTTACTCCATCCGATGCAAGAATTCCTTTTAAGTTCCAAAGAAGGCAATTTCCAGTCATTGTATCTTTTGCCATGACCATCAATAAAAGCCAAGGTCAATCATTGTGTAATGTGGGATTATTTTTGAAGAAGCCGGTGTTTACACATGGACAACTGTATGTTGCATTTTCTCGAGTAACAAATAGAAAAGGGTTGAAGATCTTATGTTATGATGAAGatggaaaaataacaaatgaAGCTACAAATGTAGTGTATAAAGAAGTTTTCCGTAATTTAGAGGGCAGAAATTTTCATTGA
- the LOC132043247 gene encoding uncharacterized protein LOC132043247 isoform X1, with the protein MENEKIPLPRPTTYNIQNQKRRKTNSVIKDNVEPSKNRNYAVENEERLHPLSDITNDMRTRHLLPDLNTFPILQGMHDENILPDLTDTPTEKDVQTHNSLPDLNDTPLLEEIEAAISNTVIQGQLQTNIEDDDEEEYPDVDVECGDICTEDYWDIGDATYECEKCGAIFWYEERIHKHYNSKNPIFTMCCQKGKIKLPDLKKPPQVLEQLLFGTGHKSNHFQEKIRSYNSMFSFTSMGGKVDVSVNQTQGPRTFKLFGQNYHQIGSLLPPEGSTPKFAQLYIYDTENEVANRINAVSRGQDVNKLHAEIVADLKQMLDDNNVLAKTFRMVRDRFQENINSNVKLRLIGKRGTDGRRYNLPTITEVAALVVGDFEVSGCDRDIIIETQSGQLQRINELNAAYLGLQYPLLFPYGEDGYREDIPLSGGDKSSGGRQYVSMREYFVYRIQERKDEVPTIVSSRRLFQQFLVDGYTMIESSRLKFIRTHQKQLRVDFYKVLTDAILHGDTDPSSQGKRVILPSSFTGGARYMLQNYQDAMAICKWAGYPDLFITFTCNPKWPEITRFVESRGLTPEDRPDILSRVFKIKLDGLIKDLKDNQVFGQVKAVIYTIEFQKRGLPHAHILLFLHEHNKFPCASDIDRIISAEIPHEGDDPYYYNVVKNLMMHGPCGSARKSSPCMQNGKCTKHFPKKFVDATTVDEEGYPVYRRRDNGRTIMKNGIELDNRYVVPHNRFLLLKYGAHINVEWCNQSRSIKYLFKYVNKGHDRATAAFSQSTHEDGSSTVDEINMYYDCRYISPCEAAWRILKFPIHHREPPVERLSFHLPNEQPVIFSDDDHIENVVNRPTVRESMFLSWFEANKEYPEARDLTYAEFPLKFRWDQNLKKWVRRKTSAFSIGRIFFVTPGSGELYYLRLLLNIIKGPISYDELRNDHSTFRDACYALGLLDDDKEYVDAIKEASNWGMPSYLRQLFVMLLLSNSMSRPEFVWQASWRLLSDDILHEVRTLLDNSEAELTDDELKNRCLQKMERTLKGCGKSFNDFPTMPRPDYSEQDVDSANRLINEELRYNKRSLTQEHQQLVMKLTAEQKCVYDKIMTAVNQDRGGLFFLYGHGGTGKTFMWRTLSSGVRSKGDIVINVASSGIASLLLPGGRTAHSRFAIPLNPTEDSTCNIKQGSPLAKLIVKAKLVIWDEAPMMHRYCFEALDRTLRDILRFKDPSNLDRPFGGKTIVLGGDFRQILPVITKGTRQEIVNATLNSSDLWPQCQVLKLTKNMRLQGSLSGADLDDLKQFSDWILAIGDGKIGCSIDGIEKIEIPDDLLIHNCDDPISGIVESTYSDYLIHSTDIKYLQERAILAPTLQMVESVNDYMVSLNHSQDKSYLSSDTICMSDNAFTSLEHVHTPEFLNSIKCSGIPNHSITLKVGVPVMLLRNIDQSAGLCNGTRLIITRLGNRVIEAKVLSGKMAGDKVFIPRMTLTPSDARIPFKFQRRQFPVIVSFAMTINKSQGQSLCNVGLFLKKPVFTHGQLYVAFSRVTNRKGLKILCYDEDGKITNEATNVVYKEVFRNLEGRNFH; encoded by the exons atggaaaatgaaaaaattcCACTTCCCagaccaaccacatacaacatACAGAATCAGAAACGGCGCAAAACAAACTCAGTTATCAAAG ATAATGTTGAACCCTCCAAAAACAGAAACTATGCTGtcgaaaatgaagaaagacTTCATCCTTTGTCTGATATAACAAATG ACATGAGAACACGTCATCTTCTTCCTGATTTAAACACATTTCCTATATTGCAAG GTATGCACGATGAAAACATATTGCCTGATTTAACTGACACTCCAACTGAAAAAG ATGTGCAAACACATAATTCTCTACCTGATTTAAATGACACACCACTACTGGAAG AGATTGAGGCTGCAATAAGCAACACAGTTATACAAG GGCAGCTGCAAACTAACATAGAAGATGACGATGAAGAGGAGTATCCAG ATGTGGATGTTGAATGTGGCGACATTTGCACTGAAG ATTACTGGGATATAGGAGATGCTACATATGAATGCGAAAAGTGTGGAGCTATATTTTGGTATGAAGAAAGAATCCACAAGCATTACAACTCAAAAAACCCAATTTTCACAATGTGCtgtcaaaaaggaaaaataaaacttCCAGATCTTAAGAAGCCTCCTCAAGTTTTGGAACAACTACTATTTGGAACAG GTCATAAAAGtaatcattttcaagaaaaaataaggAGTTATAACTCTATGTTCTCATTTACATCAATGGGGGGAAAGGTTGATGTCTCTGTCAATCAGACACAAGGGCCAAGAACATTCAAATTATTTGGACAAAATTATCATCAAATTGGGAGCTTACTACCTCCTGAAGGATCTACTCCAAAGTTTGCACAGTTATATATCTATGATACAGAAAATGAAGTTGCAAATAGAATTAACGCTGTCAG TCGGGGCCAAGATGTTAATAAACTTCATGCTGAAATTGTCGCTGATCTAAAACAAATGCTCGATGACAATAATGTTTTGGCCAAGACTTTTAGAATGGTCCGAGATAGATTCCAAGAAAATATCAACTCAAATGTGAAGCTCAGACTAATAGGGAAAAGAGGTACCGATGGTAGAAGATACAACTTACCAACAATAACAGAAGTAGCTGCTTTAGTGGTAGGTGACTTTGAAGTTTCTGGATGTGATCGTGACATCATTATAGAAACACAATCTGGGCAGCTACAAAGGATAAATGAACTAAATGCTGCATATTTAGGTCTACAATACCCTTTACTTTTTCCTTACGGTGAAGACGGGTATAGAGAGGACATTCCTTTAAGTGGAGGTGATAAATCATCGGGAGGAAGGCAATATGTTAGCATGCGAGAATATTTTGTCTAtagaattcaagaaagaaaagacgAAGTTCCTACCATTGTGTCCTCAAGAAGACTATTTCAACAGTTTTTAGTTGATGGCTATACAATGATTGAGTCTTCTCGGTTGAAATTTATCAGGACTCATCAAAAGCAATTAAGAGTTGATTTTTATAAGGTCCTAACAGATGCTATTTTACATGGAGACACTGATCCTTCATCCCAAGGAAAAAGAGTAATTCTACCATCAAGCTTTACAGGGGGTGCACGATATATGTTGCAGAATTATCAAGATGCTATGGCTATATGCAAATGGGCTGGGTACCCTGATCTTTTTATCACATTTACTTGCAATCCTAAGTGGCCAGAGATTACTAGATTCGTAGAGAGCAGAGGGTTGACTCCAGAAGATCGTCCAGATATCTTAAGCAGGGTGTTCAAAATCAAATTGGACGGCTTAATAAAGGATTTGAAAGACAATCAAGTTTTTGGACAAGTAAAAGCAG TGATTTATACCATTGAGTTCCAAAAACGAGGGTTGCCTCATGCTCATATCTTGCTTTTTCTTCATGAGCATAATAAATTTCCATGCGCCTCAGATATTGATCGAATAATTTCAGCAGAAATACCACATGAAGGGGATGATCCTTATTATTATAATGTCGTGAAAAATTTGATGATGCATGGCCCATGTGGTTCTGCTAGGAAGTCTTCTCCTTGCATGCAGAATGGTAAATGTACGAAACACTTTCCTAAAAAATTTGTTGACGCAACAACAGTTGACGAAGAAGGATATCCTGTTTATAGAAGAAGGGATAATGGTAGAACAATTATGaaaaatggaattgaattggataACAGGTATGTGGTGCCACACAATCGCTTCTTATTATTAAAATATGGTGCTCATATCAATGTGGAATGGTGCAACCAATCACGAtcaataaaatacttatttaagTATGTCAATAAAGGGCATGATCGTGCAACTGCTGCTTTTTCACAAAGTACTCATGAGGATGGTTCATCAACTGTTGATGAAATCAATATGTATTATGATTGTCGCTACATATCACCATGTGAAGCCGCATGGAGAATATTAAAATTTCCAATTCACCATAGAGAGCCGCCAGTGGAAAGACTATCATTCCATCTTCCAAATGAACAGCCCGTCATTTTCTCTGATGATGATCACATTGAGAATGTAGTAAATAGACCAACTGTAAGGGAATCGATGTTTTTGAGTTGGTTTGAGGCAAACAAAGAATATCCGGAAGCAAGAGATTTGACTTATGCAGAATTCCCTCTTAAATTTAGGTGggatcaaaatttaaaaaaatgggtcagGAGAAAAACATCTGCATTTTCTATTGGGCGGATTTTCTTTGTTACTCCAGGGAGCGGAGAGTTATATTATctgaggttgttgttgaatataaTCAAAGGTCCAATTTCTTATGATGAACTAAGAAATGACCATTCCACTTTTAGAGATGCATGTTATGCACTTGGTTTGTTGGATGACGACAAAGAGTATGTTGATGCTATAAAGGAGGCCAGTAACTGGGGAATGCCATCTTATCTTAGACAATTATTTGTCATGTTGTTGTTATCAAATTCAATGTCACGACCAGAATTTGTTTGGCAAGCGTCATGGCGGTTATTGTCAGACGATATCCTTCATGAagtaagaacattattggataACTcag AGGCAGAGCTTACAGATGATGAATTGAAAAATCGCTGCTTGCAAAAGATGGAGAGGACTTTAAAAGGTTGTGGAAAAAGTTTTAATGATTTTCCAACAATGCCAAGACCAGATTACAGTGAGCAAGACGTTGATAGTGCCAACAGACTAATTAATGAGGAATTGCGCTATAACAAACGCTCTTTGACACAGGAACATCAACAATTAGTGATGAAATTAACAGCTGAACAGAAGTGTGTGTATGATAAAATCATGACTGCAGTGAACCAAGACAGAGGGGGGTTGTTCTTTTTATATGGTCATGGTGGAACTGGAAAAACATTTATGTGGAGAACATTGTCTTCTGGCGTACGATCTAAAGGTGATATAGTGATAAATGTTGCTTCAAGTGGTATTGCGTCTCTTTTGTTACCAGGAGGTCGAACTGCTCATTCGAGATTTGCGATTCCTTTAAATCCAACTGAAGATTCAACATGCAATATAAAACAAGGTAGTCCTTTGGCAAAGTTGATTGTTAAGGCGAAGTTGGTCATCTGGGATGAGGCACCAATGATGCATAGATACTGTTTTGAAGCTCTTGATCGAACTCTTAGAGATATTTTAAGATTTAAAGATCCATCAAATTTAGATCGACCATTTGGAGGTAAAACAATAGTACTTGGAGGTGACTTCAGACAAATCTTGCCAGTAATTACAAAAGGTACTAGGCAAGAGATTGTTAATGCAACTCTAAATTCTTCAGATTTGTGGCCCCAATGTCAGGTCTTAAAGCTAACAAAGAATATGAGATTGCAAGGAAGTCTATCAGGTGCAGATTTGGATGATTTAAAACAGTTTTCTGATTGGATTTTGGCAATAGGTGATGGAAAGATTGGATGTTCCATTGATGGCATTGAGAAAATAGAAATACCCGATGATCTTCTTATACATAATTGTGATGATCCGATATCTGGAATTGTAGAAAGTACATATTCTGATTACTTGATACATTCCACTGATATAAAATACCTTCAAGAAAGAGCAATTCTTGCTCCGACTCTTCAGATGGTGGAATCGGTGAATGATTACATGGTTTCCCTCAACCATAGTCAGGATAAATCATATTTAAGTTCGGATACAATTTGCATGTCTGATAATGCATTTACATCTTTGGAGCATGTACATACACCTGAATTCCTAAATAGTATTAAATGTTCAGGTATTCCAAATCACTCCATCACTTTGAAGGTAGGTGTTCCTGTCATGTTGTTAAGAAATATAGATCAATCGGCAGGATTGTGTAATGGCACAAGATTGATAATCACAAGACTTGGAAATCGGGTAATTGAAGCCAAAGTATTATCAGGAAAAATGGCTGGAGACAAAGTTTTTATCCCAAGAATGACACTTACTCCATCCGATGCAAGAATTCCTTTTAAGTTCCAAAGAAGGCAATTTCCAGTCATTGTATCTTTTGCCATGACCATCAATAAAAGCCAAGGTCAATCATTGTGTAATGTGGGATTATTTTTGAAGAAGCCGGTGTTTACACATGGACAACTGTATGTTGCATTTTCTCGAGTAACAAATAGAAAAGGGTTGAAGATCTTATGTTATGATGAAGatggaaaaataacaaatgaAGCTACAAATGTAGTGTATAAAGAAGTTTTCCGTAATTTAGAGGGCAGAAATTTTCATTGA